From the genome of Geobacter sp. SVR, one region includes:
- a CDS encoding sigma-54-dependent Fis family transcriptional regulator — translation MVSNCIDIPNIYQAILESMGEGIIVADAEGTLIFINRTAERLRGIKAANFIGRSILSIHSPHSAERIAKLLEALKDGSINTSRRVIDVRGRYFENSYYPIRHPDGGLYRGTLMISRDITEKRRLKEENLLLREKMSLGSAFEGFVGTSQAILQVFRTISTIASLDSTILITGESGTGKELVATAIQQHSKRRHKPMITVNCAALPEHLVESELFGHERGAFTGAVSNRRGKFEQANGGTILLDEIGDLPASAQAKLLRVIQEKTVARLGGERDIRVDVRIIAATNRDLQTLVELDLFRQDLYYRLNVITIHAPPLRERREDIVPLAEHFVRLFAEKMERPVKGLSEPAVRILAAYDYPGNVRELEHAMERGVALCCGDLLEPQDLPPHFLAARSANSSAIGQEDEQNALRPLSHSVGDFERQLVLDALLKAGGRKADAARLLNISRKTLWKKLKQIEAVETR, via the coding sequence ATGGTGAGTAACTGTATCGATATACCGAACATTTATCAGGCAATCCTGGAAAGCATGGGGGAAGGGATCATCGTTGCCGATGCCGAGGGCACGCTGATTTTCATCAATCGCACCGCTGAACGTCTCCGAGGTATCAAGGCCGCCAACTTCATCGGTCGCAGCATCCTGTCCATCCATTCACCCCATTCGGCGGAACGCATCGCAAAACTCCTGGAGGCCCTTAAAGACGGCTCCATCAACACATCGCGGCGGGTGATCGATGTCAGGGGCAGATACTTCGAGAACAGCTACTATCCCATCCGGCATCCGGACGGCGGCCTCTATCGGGGAACCCTCATGATAAGCAGGGACATCACCGAAAAGCGGCGCCTCAAGGAAGAGAACCTGCTGCTGAGGGAGAAAATGTCCCTGGGCAGTGCCTTCGAAGGCTTCGTGGGGACCAGCCAGGCCATTCTGCAGGTATTCCGGACCATCTCAACCATCGCCTCCCTCGATTCCACCATCCTGATCACCGGTGAAAGCGGCACCGGCAAGGAGTTGGTGGCCACAGCCATCCAGCAGCACAGCAAGCGCCGCCATAAACCGATGATCACGGTGAACTGCGCCGCCCTGCCGGAACACCTAGTGGAGTCGGAGCTGTTCGGCCACGAGCGGGGAGCCTTCACCGGGGCCGTTTCCAACCGCCGCGGCAAGTTCGAGCAGGCCAACGGCGGTACCATCCTGCTGGACGAGATCGGCGATCTTCCGGCCAGTGCCCAGGCCAAGCTGTTGCGCGTCATCCAGGAGAAGACCGTGGCCCGCCTGGGGGGGGAGCGCGACATCCGGGTGGACGTGCGCATCATTGCCGCCACGAACCGGGATCTGCAGACGCTGGTGGAGTTGGACCTATTTCGCCAGGATCTCTACTACCGCCTCAATGTGATCACCATCCACGCCCCCCCCCTGCGTGAGCGGCGCGAGGATATCGTCCCGCTGGCCGAGCATTTCGTCCGCCTGTTTGCCGAAAAGATGGAACGTCCGGTCAAAGGGCTCAGTGAACCTGCCGTCCGAATTCTGGCCGCCTATGATTACCCCGGCAATGTCCGCGAACTTGAACACGCCATGGAGCGCGGCGTGGCGCTGTGCTGCGGCGACTTGCTGGAGCCGCAGGACCTGCCGCCCCATTTTCTGGCGGCCCGCAGCGCGAACAGCTCCGCCATCGGACAGGAGGATGAACAGAATGCGTTACGCCCCCTGTCGCATTCCGTCGGCGATTTCGAGCGGCAACTGGTTCTGGATGCCCTGCTCAAAGCCGGCGGCCGCAAGGCCGATGCGGCCCGGTTGCTCAACATCTCCCGCAAGACCCTCTGGAAGAAACTGAAGCAGATCGAAGCAGTGGAAACCAGGTAA
- a CDS encoding chaperone NapD, with translation MPVSGIVIICRDGRADTVAAQLTALEGVEVHGVLPGNRVVAVVEADTVDREVSLVSGLHECDGVVSVQVAYHNFEDIQWRAV, from the coding sequence ATGCCCGTTTCGGGAATTGTGATTATCTGCAGGGACGGTCGCGCCGATACCGTTGCGGCGCAGCTTACGGCGCTCGAGGGGGTCGAGGTACACGGGGTATTGCCCGGCAACCGGGTGGTAGCGGTGGTGGAGGCTGATACCGTTGACAGAGAGGTTTCCCTGGTCTCTGGCCTCCATGAATGTGACGGGGTGGTCTCGGTCCAGGTTGCCTATCATAACTTCGAGGACATTCAGTGGCGTGCAGTGTGA
- a CDS encoding molybdopterin-dependent oxidoreductase has translation MGLSRRDFLKTSAAAAALAAAGASMRNPLGVQEAEAADSSGITWGKAPCRYCGVGCGVLVGVKGGRIVATKGDPQAPVNKGLNCIKGYLLSKALYGRDRLTTPLIRKGDRMVEASWDEALDLIASKFRESIAKNGPDSVAMFGSGQWTVFEGYTASKLFKGGIGTNNLEPNARFCMASAVVAFMNTFGSDEPMGCYDDLDLGDTYILWGANMAEAHPVLFSRLIDNKLKNPKVKIIDLGTRRTRTTQMADQYIPFKPQGDLALANALAHVIVRDGLYDEAFIKKHCVFKRGKENAPYGLTDKENFNEGPNDVKVLTFEEYREYLKPFTPEWGEKLSGVPAKTIVELAHLYGDKSRKVNSLWTMGVNQHVRGTWVNNLIYSLHLLTGKICRPGENPLSLTGQPSACGTAREVGTFSHRLPADMVVMNEDHRKKAAKIWGIDPARIPAKPGPHAIEMFRAVDRGEIKCMWVQCTNPFQSTPNLARYRKGARKDGRFIVVSDIYPTRSTELADVVLPSASWVEKEGVFGNTERRTQQWFKMIDPPGQAKPDAWQMIEVAKRLGLGHLFPYSEQNFHKEMWEEYRQFTIGTGKDLAPYETYFTVRGLRWPIKADGKETRYRYVEGDDPKVGMGEGIKFHKAPNYKATIWARPYEPAAEVPDGQYPFWLSTGRLLEHWHTATMTGRIPELKRAMPGATLEMHPEDAGRLGIRNRQKVKISSRRGSIVLPVELNGRGKPEKGNVFTTFFDEAKLINDLCIDAFDPLSKEPDFKKCAVKIEKA, from the coding sequence ATGGGACTGAGCAGACGTGATTTTTTGAAGACCAGCGCCGCAGCCGCCGCATTGGCGGCAGCCGGAGCATCGATGAGGAATCCGCTGGGGGTGCAGGAAGCTGAAGCCGCCGACAGCTCCGGCATTACGTGGGGCAAGGCCCCCTGCCGTTACTGCGGTGTCGGCTGCGGCGTGCTGGTGGGGGTCAAGGGGGGCAGGATCGTGGCCACCAAGGGTGACCCGCAGGCACCAGTCAACAAGGGTCTCAACTGCATCAAGGGCTACCTCCTCTCCAAGGCGCTGTACGGCAGGGACCGCCTCACCACGCCGCTGATCCGCAAAGGCGACAGGATGGTCGAGGCCTCCTGGGACGAAGCCCTGGACCTGATCGCCTCCAAATTCAGGGAGTCGATTGCCAAAAACGGGCCGGACTCGGTGGCCATGTTCGGTTCAGGACAGTGGACTGTGTTCGAGGGCTATACCGCTTCCAAACTCTTCAAGGGGGGCATCGGCACCAACAACCTGGAACCCAATGCGCGCTTCTGCATGGCCTCTGCGGTCGTGGCCTTCATGAATACCTTCGGATCCGACGAGCCGATGGGCTGCTACGATGACCTGGACTTGGGAGACACCTATATCTTGTGGGGCGCCAACATGGCCGAGGCGCATCCGGTGCTGTTCTCCCGCCTGATCGACAACAAGCTCAAAAATCCCAAGGTCAAAATCATCGACCTGGGTACCCGTCGTACCCGCACCACCCAGATGGCGGACCAGTACATCCCTTTCAAGCCGCAGGGCGATCTGGCGCTGGCCAATGCCCTGGCCCATGTGATCGTCCGCGACGGCCTCTATGACGAGGCCTTCATCAAGAAACACTGCGTCTTCAAGCGGGGCAAGGAAAATGCTCCCTACGGCCTGACTGACAAGGAAAACTTCAACGAGGGACCCAATGACGTCAAGGTCCTGACCTTCGAGGAATACCGGGAGTACCTCAAACCCTTCACCCCGGAGTGGGGCGAGAAACTTTCGGGGGTCCCCGCCAAGACGATAGTCGAACTGGCCCACCTCTACGGCGACAAATCCCGTAAGGTCAACTCGCTCTGGACCATGGGGGTCAACCAGCATGTGCGCGGCACCTGGGTCAACAACCTGATTTACAGCCTGCACCTGCTGACCGGCAAGATCTGCCGTCCCGGGGAGAACCCGCTCTCCCTGACCGGTCAACCCTCTGCCTGCGGCACGGCCCGCGAGGTGGGCACCTTTTCCCATCGCCTGCCGGCCGACATGGTGGTCATGAACGAGGATCACCGCAAAAAGGCCGCCAAAATATGGGGCATCGATCCGGCCAGGATTCCGGCCAAGCCGGGGCCGCATGCCATCGAAATGTTCCGTGCCGTTGACCGGGGGGAGATCAAATGCATGTGGGTGCAGTGCACCAACCCCTTCCAGTCGACCCCCAATCTGGCCCGTTACCGCAAGGGAGCCCGCAAGGATGGCCGCTTCATTGTGGTTTCCGACATCTACCCAACCCGCTCGACAGAGCTGGCTGACGTGGTGCTCCCCTCCGCCTCCTGGGTGGAAAAGGAGGGGGTCTTCGGCAACACCGAACGCCGGACTCAGCAATGGTTCAAGATGATCGATCCCCCCGGCCAGGCCAAACCGGATGCCTGGCAGATGATCGAGGTTGCCAAACGCCTTGGTCTTGGCCACCTGTTTCCCTACAGCGAGCAGAACTTCCATAAGGAAATGTGGGAGGAATATCGCCAGTTCACCATCGGTACCGGCAAGGACCTGGCCCCCTATGAAACCTATTTTACGGTGCGCGGCCTGCGCTGGCCGATAAAAGCGGATGGCAAGGAGACCAGGTACCGGTATGTGGAAGGGGATGATCCCAAGGTTGGAATGGGCGAGGGGATCAAGTTCCATAAAGCCCCCAACTACAAGGCCACCATCTGGGCCCGCCCCTACGAGCCGGCTGCGGAGGTGCCGGACGGGCAGTACCCGTTCTGGCTCAGCACCGGCCGTTTGCTGGAGCATTGGCACACCGCCACCATGACCGGGCGCATACCGGAATTGAAACGCGCCATGCCCGGCGCCACCCTTGAGATGCATCCCGAGGACGCCGGCCGCCTCGGCATCAGGAATCGCCAGAAGGTAAAGATCAGCTCCCGACGCGGATCGATTGTCCTGCCGGTGGAACTGAACGGTCGGGGCAAGCCCGAGAAGGGCAATGTCTTCACCACATTCTTCGACGAAGCCAAGCTGATCAACGACCTGTGCATCGACGCCTTTGATCCGCTTTCCAAGGAACCGGATTTCAAGAAATGTGCGGTAAAGATCGAGAAGGCGTAG
- a CDS encoding ATP-binding protein codes for MGISRKDFFRQSLLSLGQTALDLAGALKAPADASAPVPEVPYPPQPREDMMATSFNERCLARECGCFICSERCESGALMVVPGQGVRIDGARCIGCGTCEYICPVTPKAVALVPREGT; via the coding sequence ATGGGCATCTCCCGCAAGGATTTTTTTCGCCAGAGTCTGCTGTCCCTGGGGCAAACCGCCCTGGATCTGGCCGGCGCGCTCAAGGCCCCGGCCGATGCATCGGCTCCCGTGCCGGAAGTGCCGTATCCGCCGCAGCCGCGTGAGGACATGATGGCGACCTCGTTCAACGAGCGCTGTCTGGCGCGGGAATGCGGCTGCTTCATCTGTTCCGAGCGTTGCGAATCCGGGGCCCTCATGGTGGTGCCGGGGCAGGGGGTGCGGATCGATGGGGCGCGCTGCATCGGATGCGGCACCTGTGAGTACATCTGTCCGGTTACCCCCAAGGCGGTGGCCCTGGTACCGCGGGAAGGAACATAG
- a CDS encoding ammonia-forming cytochrome c nitrite reductase subunit c552, whose amino-acid sequence MQKKKLALSAAVAGAIAMLALPALTVAVNKPATKVANDGRATCYECHDEVKVMKEGSKHAKLACTVCHDKLDAHAKDPEKNKPGTVIDQALCGKCHKNQMESFYTLNRDGGARKEKGVPTGRSPMQDKLLAGHGFTFEHDEPRAHAFMVIDQFAVDRFQGGRYQFKGGWKNIDKMGKTWDVLEDKGKGTKLTETAMAGNPTCIQCKTSDHILTWKFMGDKGGKFDRTSDVNDVAKATNNPLGCIHCHDPHGTQPRVVRDALIQAIQKDPKGNIFSKNGATDLKVVDFRGFRKIGVMSKTDSRMMCAQCHVEYNCNAGSQWSDGKPVKYDDQRTNHFPLKNSLQLLKHYKELDFFDFKHAVTGARLIKFQHPEAETYAGSVHDKAGVQCHQCHMPKMKGKDGKRFSTHGVVKPKLAVKASCLGCHTDSTVEKKLYEIETIVNYTKGKMRKAEYWLGQLIDTYAAAQRLGVAESVLAQAREKHEEAHALWEYWTAENSDGFHNPSLARESLTGSIAASKAGVKILNDAMAVAKKDEPKK is encoded by the coding sequence ATGCAGAAAAAGAAACTGGCCCTGTCTGCAGCAGTAGCCGGTGCGATCGCCATGCTGGCGCTGCCCGCGCTGACTGTCGCAGTCAACAAGCCGGCCACCAAGGTGGCCAACGACGGCCGTGCCACGTGCTACGAGTGCCATGATGAGGTCAAGGTCATGAAAGAGGGCTCCAAGCATGCCAAACTGGCCTGTACCGTTTGCCACGACAAACTGGATGCCCACGCCAAGGACCCGGAAAAGAACAAGCCCGGCACGGTCATCGACCAGGCTCTGTGCGGCAAGTGTCACAAGAACCAGATGGAGAGCTTCTACACCCTGAACCGCGATGGCGGTGCACGCAAGGAAAAGGGGGTGCCGACCGGTCGTTCACCCATGCAGGACAAGCTCCTGGCAGGTCACGGTTTCACCTTTGAGCACGACGAACCGCGCGCCCATGCCTTCATGGTAATCGATCAGTTTGCGGTGGACCGCTTCCAGGGGGGGCGCTACCAGTTCAAAGGGGGCTGGAAGAACATCGACAAGATGGGCAAGACCTGGGATGTGCTGGAGGACAAGGGTAAAGGGACCAAGCTGACCGAAACTGCCATGGCCGGCAATCCGACCTGCATCCAGTGCAAGACCTCCGACCATATACTCACCTGGAAGTTCATGGGTGACAAGGGGGGCAAATTCGACCGCACCTCCGATGTCAACGACGTGGCCAAGGCGACCAACAATCCGCTGGGCTGCATTCACTGCCACGATCCCCACGGCACGCAGCCCCGCGTGGTGAGGGACGCACTGATCCAGGCCATCCAGAAGGATCCCAAGGGCAATATCTTCTCCAAGAACGGCGCCACTGACCTGAAGGTGGTCGATTTCCGCGGTTTCCGCAAGATCGGTGTGATGAGCAAGACCGATTCGCGCATGATGTGCGCCCAGTGCCATGTGGAGTACAACTGCAATGCCGGCAGCCAGTGGAGCGACGGCAAGCCGGTCAAGTACGACGACCAGCGCACCAATCACTTCCCGCTCAAGAACTCTCTGCAACTGCTCAAGCACTACAAGGAGCTGGACTTCTTCGATTTCAAGCATGCAGTCACCGGTGCCCGCCTGATCAAATTTCAGCACCCCGAGGCCGAGACCTATGCCGGCAGTGTGCACGACAAGGCCGGCGTGCAGTGCCACCAGTGCCACATGCCCAAGATGAAGGGCAAGGATGGCAAGAGGTTCTCGACCCACGGCGTGGTCAAGCCCAAGCTGGCGGTCAAGGCCTCCTGCCTGGGGTGCCATACCGACAGCACGGTCGAGAAAAAACTGTATGAAATCGAAACGATCGTCAACTATACCAAAGGTAAGATGCGCAAGGCGGAATACTGGCTGGGCCAGTTGATCGACACCTATGCCGCGGCACAGCGTCTGGGCGTGGCTGAAAGCGTCCTGGCCCAGGCCCGCGAGAAGCATGAAGAGGCCCATGCCCTGTGGGAATACTGGACCGCCGAGAATTCCGACGGGTTCCACAACCCCTCGCTGGCCCGCGAGAGCCTGACCGGCTCCATTGCCGCCTCCAAGGCAGGCGTGAAGATCCTCAACGACGCCATGGCCGTGGCCAAGAAGGATGAGCCGAAGAAGTAG
- a CDS encoding response regulator codes for MKCLIVDDDELSRQLIAEVLREVATSEMAPNGTEAVKKFRAAMRAGDPYDLIILDIIMPGMDGHEAAKAIRGIEQEQGLTPDKGVSIIVLSCLNTPKDVIESYVSAQSAAHLVKPVSHQKLMKSLRTLELVP; via the coding sequence ATGAAGTGTCTGATAGTAGATGATGACGAGCTGAGCCGTCAGTTGATTGCAGAGGTTCTGCGGGAGGTGGCGACGAGTGAAATGGCTCCGAACGGAACGGAGGCGGTAAAGAAGTTCCGGGCGGCCATGCGGGCGGGAGATCCCTACGACCTGATCATTCTGGATATCATAATGCCGGGTATGGACGGACACGAAGCGGCCAAGGCCATTCGAGGCATCGAGCAGGAGCAGGGCCTGACGCCCGACAAGGGGGTCAGCATCATCGTGCTTTCCTGCCTGAACACCCCCAAGGATGTGATCGAATCCTACGTTTCGGCCCAATCAGCGGCTCACCTGGTCAAGCCGGTTTCCCACCAAAAATTGATGAAGTCCCTCAGAACACTGGAATTGGTGCCATAG
- a CDS encoding hybrid sensor histidine kinase/response regulator produces MLKPARILIVDDEPDIAQILKLHLEEAGYVTDWAMDGETCMAMLPEGQFSLVLLDIRMPGISGIQVLELIRSSGSDVAVMMMTAHGSESLAVECMRSGALDYVAKPFDLSDVLQRVERAIDFRRTLIEKQRLEREKDDFVSMLSHDLKNPITAVIGSIDIIREGRLGPVNSEQVEYLQSAIDSCNEVVGMIDNLLDIHRFEAGRTSMNIRPCSPQETILAASGRFAALAQQESVTLNVDLDQELPMIEVDRSAFSRIIANLVGNALKFTPPDGEITISCHALPTDGQQLPEVPRYAAAHLQTLTEHRHLVRLSVRDTGPGIPEEDQEHIFERFVQSRRNGQPQVGAGLGLAYCKLAVESFGGSIWVESSPGKGSEFIILFGALPDEESPDS; encoded by the coding sequence ATGCTGAAACCAGCCCGTATCCTGATCGTCGACGATGAGCCGGATATCGCCCAGATCCTCAAGCTGCACCTGGAGGAAGCCGGATATGTTACCGACTGGGCAATGGACGGGGAGACCTGTATGGCAATGCTGCCGGAGGGTCAGTTTTCGCTGGTGCTGCTGGACATCAGGATGCCGGGCATCAGCGGCATCCAGGTGCTCGAGCTGATCCGCTCCTCGGGCAGCGATGTGGCGGTGATGATGATGACGGCCCATGGCAGCGAAAGCCTGGCCGTGGAGTGCATGCGCAGCGGAGCCCTGGACTACGTTGCCAAGCCCTTTGATCTGAGCGATGTGCTCCAGCGGGTGGAGCGGGCCATTGACTTCCGCCGGACGCTCATTGAAAAACAACGGCTGGAGCGGGAAAAGGACGACTTCGTCTCGATGCTCTCCCATGATCTGAAGAACCCGATTACAGCGGTGATCGGGTCCATCGACATCATTCGCGAGGGGCGCCTGGGACCGGTCAATTCCGAACAGGTCGAATATCTTCAGTCAGCCATCGACAGCTGCAACGAAGTGGTCGGGATGATCGACAACCTGCTCGACATCCATCGCTTCGAAGCAGGGCGGACCAGCATGAACATCCGCCCCTGCAGTCCGCAGGAAACGATCCTGGCGGCTTCCGGAAGATTCGCCGCCCTGGCCCAGCAGGAATCGGTCACACTGAACGTTGACCTGGACCAGGAGCTGCCGATGATCGAAGTCGACCGCAGCGCGTTTTCCAGGATCATTGCCAATCTGGTCGGAAATGCACTGAAATTCACCCCCCCTGACGGTGAGATCACCATTTCCTGCCATGCGCTCCCAACCGACGGCCAGCAGCTGCCGGAAGTCCCCCGCTACGCGGCCGCCCATCTTCAGACACTGACGGAGCACCGCCACTTGGTGCGCCTAAGCGTCAGAGACACCGGTCCGGGCATTCCCGAAGAGGACCAGGAACATATTTTCGAGAGGTTCGTACAATCGCGTCGGAACGGCCAACCACAGGTCGGCGCAGGCCTCGGCCTGGCTTACTGCAAGCTGGCGGTCGAATCATTCGGAGGGAGCATCTGGGTGGAAAGCAGTCCGGGCAAAGGGAGCGAATTCATCATACTGTTCGGGGCATTGCCGGATGAGGAGAGTCCCGATTCATGA
- the ispD gene encoding 2-C-methyl-D-erythritol 4-phosphate cytidylyltransferase has translation MTSAKSFALIPAAGMGKRMGASINKQYLQLNGLPIIARTIAVFEQSPLIDGICLVIPADEISYCREQVVEACGFRKVMDIVAGGKERQHSVMNGLRYLERHAAGEDVVLIHDGVRPLIPAGLLQASIEVARTGEGALVAVPAKDTVKIVRDGLVVETPARETLWQAQTPQSFRFDLIYQAHCRAEQEGFIGTDDASLIERQGSPIRIVPGDYRNIKITTPEDLVLAEAFLAAYQSSGA, from the coding sequence ATGACATCAGCCAAGTCGTTCGCCCTGATTCCCGCTGCAGGCATGGGAAAACGCATGGGTGCATCGATCAACAAGCAATACCTGCAACTGAATGGCCTGCCGATCATCGCCCGCACCATTGCCGTTTTCGAGCAGTCGCCACTGATCGATGGCATCTGCCTGGTGATTCCGGCCGACGAGATCTCCTACTGCCGCGAGCAGGTAGTGGAAGCGTGCGGATTCCGCAAGGTGATGGACATTGTGGCCGGTGGCAAGGAACGTCAGCATTCGGTCATGAACGGCCTCAGGTATCTCGAACGCCATGCTGCCGGGGAGGATGTGGTGCTGATTCACGACGGGGTCAGGCCGCTCATTCCCGCCGGGCTGCTGCAGGCCTCCATTGAGGTGGCCCGCACCGGCGAAGGGGCGCTGGTGGCGGTTCCGGCCAAGGACACGGTCAAGATCGTCCGGGATGGCCTGGTGGTGGAAACCCCTGCCCGGGAAACACTCTGGCAGGCCCAGACCCCGCAGTCCTTCCGTTTCGACCTGATCTATCAGGCCCATTGCCGGGCCGAACAAGAGGGTTTCATCGGCACCGACGACGCCTCCCTGATCGAACGCCAGGGGAGCCCCATCAGGATCGTGCCGGGGGATTACCGCAACATCAAGATCACCACGCCTGAAGATCTGGTTCTGGCGGAAGCCTTCCTGGCCGCCTATCAATCATCCGGAGCGTAA